In the genome of Juglans microcarpa x Juglans regia isolate MS1-56 chromosome 6S, Jm3101_v1.0, whole genome shotgun sequence, the window CTCTTAAGTCTTCATTTTTTACAAGTCTTACGAATTTACATGCAGTTCTATCATGAAAAGTACTTGGGTGGAATTGAATGGCTTTTCTTGCTAATTGTGATTGGTATACTATATGTACCATTTCTGAAGTTCATAATGGAAAGGTGGATGAAGATCTTCTGGGCTTCAATCGTGATAGAAATCTTTTACGTTTCTGTTTCAGGACAAGGGTCAACCATTGCCAAAATTTGGGGAATGGGATGTCAATGATCCTGCTTCGGCTGAGGGATTTACTGTGATTTTTAATAAGGCTAGGGATGAAAAGAAGACCGGTGGGAACCCAGAGTCACCAGGAAAGGTTGATTCTCAAAGTAAGCCTGCAGTGGATGTTGGCAAGCCTCAGGCTGTAAGATGTTATAtaacttctctctttttcccttttccttctctctctacCACTGGATACATTCCTGAGATATTATTGCACTTGATGAATATCAGTTTGATTAAATGTGATAAAATTATTgcaaaaaaaagagtaaaagagaaagaaagaaaggcttTTAATTATTGAGAGAAGTATTTGTAGCTCTAACATCATCCTGTGcggtccatatatatatatatatatatatatatatatatatcaattatatcTACCTTCATTTTAACTAGAttactataaattttttttttttttttttgaaaaaaatgctTGAGATTGAAGACTGCCATTTCTGCTATGTGGACTGGTTTTCAGAAAAAATGGTTTTGCTGCCTTCAAGACCCACCTACACACTCCTGATAAGTTCCTTACTTCGTAAGAGCTTCAACATAAGAGCATGTTTTTCTGTAAGGCCATATTGCCCGAAGAAGATGGGAACTGTAGAGCCATGATGGCCCTGTTGGAATTTAGCGTGTGCTGTAAAACAATTTATGGTGAGAAAATAGGTGAAGAAGACGAACACTTATTGTAACTTATATGTATTGATGTTGCGGTTTATTTATAAGAAACCCAGATATTTCTTTCCGTATGTCTTTGTATTCCGCTAGAGCTGTAGAGATTTGCCTGTGGTATCTTTTCTCTGGTTATTTGTATTTATCAGATTGCCCGTGtttatgatatgattttttttttttttttaaatttttactattccTAAAAAGTTTTAGTTGGGAGAACTAGAAATAGTGGAAGCAGAGGATTATTGTGTGATAATTAAGATATGGGGAATAGAGGAAAGGAGAAATACTGAATTCCAAACTACCCT includes:
- the LOC121237907 gene encoding protein NOI4-like; this encodes MSDKGQPLPKFGEWDVNDPASAEGFTVIFNKARDEKKTGGNPESPGKVDSQSKPAVDVGKPQAKKWFCCLQDPPTHS